The genomic window CTATGAAAGCCGGATTAGAATTAACCAAATTGGAAGGTATTATTCCTGCAATAGAAAGTTCTCATGCTTTGGCTGTTTTTAAACATAAAACATTTCAACCAGATGATATTGTTGTCATCAGCTTATCTGGTCGTGGTGATAAGGATTTACAGAATTATATTGATTATTTCAAGCTTTAAAAGACGCTAGATGTGAGAAAAGAAACATAAGACTTTAAATAAATGTCTAATATCTATATTCTCATATCTCATTTCTATAAAATTATGAACAGAATAAACCAAAAACTAAACGAAGATAAAAAGCTATTGTCCATATACTTTACAGCAGGATACCCAAATATAGATGACACGGTTTCTATTATTCAGAATTTAGAACAAAGTGGTGTGGACATGATTGAAATCGGTCTACCGTTTAGCGATCCACTTGCGGATGGACCAACCATTCAAGCCAGTTCAACCGCTGCACTAAAAAATGGAATGACAACAGAAAAACTATTCGAACAGCTTAAGGATATTCGAAAGTCAGTTTCAATACCGTTAATCATTATGGGTTATTTTAATCCTGTGTTACAATATGGTGTTGAGGCCTTTTGCAAAAAATGTCAAGAGATCGGTATCGATGGACTAATACTTCCAGATTTACCTGCTGATGTTTATGATGAAGACTACAAAGCTATATTCGAAAAATATGGACTTATCAATGTGTTTTTAATCACGCCTCAAACTTCGGATGAACGTATTAGATATATCGATTCTATTTCAAACGGATTCATTTACATGGTGAGTTCGGCGAGTACAACTGGTGCACAATCTGGCTTTGGAGAAGAACAAACCAATTATTTTGAACGTATTTCTAAAATGAACTTGAACAATCCTCAAATTGTTGGGTTTGGTA from Winogradskyella sp. MH6 includes these protein-coding regions:
- the trpA gene encoding tryptophan synthase subunit alpha, whose product is MNRINQKLNEDKKLLSIYFTAGYPNIDDTVSIIQNLEQSGVDMIEIGLPFSDPLADGPTIQASSTAALKNGMTTEKLFEQLKDIRKSVSIPLIIMGYFNPVLQYGVEAFCKKCQEIGIDGLILPDLPADVYDEDYKAIFEKYGLINVFLITPQTSDERIRYIDSISNGFIYMVSSASTTGAQSGFGEEQTNYFERISKMNLNNPQIVGFGISNNDTFTQASTHTKGAIIGSAFIKYISENGINELNNFVNPILFKN